CCGGGTGACCCGCACCATCTCGTCGGCCATCAGCCACGGGTCGGGCACGTGCTCGAGCACGTTGGAGGAATAGCAGACGTCGACCGCGTTGTCGCGGAACGGCAGAGCCAAGCCACTGCCGATGACGGTGCCCGGCACGATCTCGCCCAGGCCCGAGAGCTCGCCGACGTCGGCGTCGAGTGAGAAGTACTTCGCCCCTGCCTCGGTGAACGCGTCACGGAAGTAGCCCGGACCACCGCCCACATCGAGCAGCGTGGCGTCCGCGAGGTCGGCGTACTGCCCGACGTGTGCGGCCGAGTCGGTGGCCAGCGCGGTGTAGAAGCGGGCCGGGTCGTCCTGCTCGTGGCGGAAGTCGCGGAACAGCCGCACCGAGCGCCGCAACGACGCCCGCCAGGGGCGACTGGCGGGACTGGTGGGGCGCGGCACGCGGTGACCCTACCGGAGAGTCTGGTTTGTTACTGAAGAGTTGGGTAGGGCCGCCCCGCCTTCGCTAGCGTTGGCCCAATGCCGGATGAGACGACCCCTCCCGCGCTCGGGACCGACGCCGTCACCGGGCGGCACGTGGTCTTCTTCAGCTGGCGTGACACGACCAACCCCGAGGGCGGCGGCGCGGAGCGCTACCTCGAGAAGATGGCGCTCGGCCTGGTCGAGCGCGGTGTCCGCGTCACCATCTTCTGCGCCGAGCACACCGAGGCCCCGGCCGACGAGATGCGTGGCGGCATCCACTTCGTGCGCGCCGGGTCGAAGATGGGCGTCTACGCCCAAGGGCTGGCCGCGCTGGCCCGCCGGCGCTTCGGTGCCTACGACGCCATCGTCGACGTGCAGAACGGCCTCCCGTTCTTCACCCGGCTGGCCAGCCGACGTCCGGTGATCGTGCTCGTGCACCACGTGCACCGCGAGCAGTGGCCGGTCGTCTATCCCGGGCTGACAGGTCGGGTGGGCTGGTGGATCGAGAGCCGGCTGGCACCGCGGCTCTACCGCACGAGTCAGTACATCGCCGTCTCGCAGGCCACTCGCGCCGAGCTGGCCACGCTCGGGGTCGACCCTGAGCGGATCTCGGTCGTGCACAACGGCACCGACCCGGCGCTGCCGCTGACCCCCGCCAAGACGTCGTACCCCTCGATCTGCGTCGTCGGGCGACTGGTGCCGCACAAGCAGGTCGAGCACGCCATCGACGCGGTCGCGGCGCTGCGGCCCGCGCATCCCGACCTCCGGCTCACCGTGGTCGGGTCGGGCTGGTGGGAGCAGGAGCTGTTCGACCACGCGCGCACGTCCGGCGTCGACGACGCCATCGTGTTCGAGGGCCACGTCAGCGAGGAGCGCAAGCAGCAGATCTACGCCGAGTCGTGGCTGATGGCGCTGCCGTCGCTCAAGGAGGGCTGGGGCCTGGTCATCGGTGAGGCCGGCATGCACGGCACCCCGACGGTGGCGTACCGCTCGGCCGGTGGCACCCAGGAGTCGATCGACGACGGGACCTCCGGGGTGCTGGTCGACGACCCGACGCAGTTCATCGCGGCGATCGGTCACCTGCTCGACGCCGCGGACGAGCGCGACCGGCTCGCCGACGGGGCCCGCGAGATGAGCCACCGCTTCACCTGGGGGCACGCGCAGGGGTCGTTCGCGACCGTGCTCGGCGACGCGATGGGCGGGATCATCGAGGCCGTCATGGACCCCGACGAGGATGCGGCGCCCTAGTCACAACAACGGCCCAGACCGTCAGGTCTGGGTCGGCGTGCGCGAACGGATCGCTGAGCTACTGCTGGGCGTTGGTGCCGTAGTCCAGAACGGACTGCTCGACCTGCTTGTTCGGCTTCTCGCCAGCCGACTGCTGCGACTGGACGACACCGACAACGGTCGCACCGGCAACCCCGATGCCCACGACGAGAGCCGCAATGGCTCCAGTGAAAGATCCCACGTGAGTTCCTCCCTCTCCGACGGCGAGAATAACAGCCGGATCAGCCGATCAGGGAAGCGCAACGCATTTTGTTACCGGCCGGTTCCAAATCGTTGACGGCCCAACCGTGCTACCGCGGCTAGGAGTGCGACGAGCGGCCAGAGCAGCCAGCCTGCCCAGGCCAGGACCAGCACCATCACGGTCGCTCTCGGTGCCGGGTCGGACCGCGGGTCGGTCAGCTCGACCACGGTCAGATCTCCGGTCTTGACCACCGGGTCACCGGCCACCTCGGGGGCCAACATCGCGTGCTGGCTGCTGGGCAGCTGGACACTCTCGTCGTACACCACGAAGCGCACTCCCACCGCCGCCAGACCGTCCGCCCGCGAGGCGGTTGACGACTCAGCCAGCGCGTCGAGGACCGCCGGCCCGCGCGGATCCTCCCCCGTCACCTCCGTGCCGCCGACGAACAGGGTGTCGCTGACCAGGTAGTCGGGCGTCAGGTAGCGGCCCAGCGGGTCCAGCACGCTCTGATCGTCGTTCCACGCCGGAGCCCGGTAGGACGTGAAGGGCAGCACGAGCAGGTCGCCGTCCGGACCACGTGCGGCGCGTTCGGCCACGGCGCCCCGCGCCACGTCGTACGACGCGGGGTACGTCGCCGGGCGCAGGGCGCCGGACGCGCCCCAGGCAAGGTCGGGCAGGAGCAGGACCGGCAACAGCACCAACGCCGGCGCGACCACCCACTCCGCGTCGCGGGCGCGCGCGACGATGCGTGCTGCCCCGGCGGCGAAGAGGGCGGCCTCGACGGGCACGAGGGCGCCGAGCATCCGGGTGCCGTCTCGGAGCAGGCCGAGACCGGGCACCTGCTCCCCCAGCCACCCGATGGCCTCCGGCGAAGCCCAGCTCAAGACGGCCACCGCCCAGCCGACAGCACCGACGAGGAGCCAGCGGCGGGCGTCGGGCGTGGTAGCCAGGAAGGTCCGGCGACCAGTCAGGGCCAGCGCCAGGAGCACCAGCACGCCGGCCCAGGCGAGCAGGGTGGTGCGTGAGCCGGGCACGACCTCGGCATTCCAGATGCCGCCGAGGGTCAGCGCCGCCAGCGGGGCCGGCAGGCTGCCCTCGGGCTGGGTGCCGAAGAGACGTGCACCGTCGGCGTCGGCGACAGCGGACGAGGCATGCGTCAGCCCCGCAACCAGCCAGGGCAGGTTGGCGGTGAGGACGGTGACGGCGAGCCAGAGGTTGGCCCGGCCACCACCGCGACGCAGCCCGAAGACCAGCACCACGAGCGCTGACACGAGGCCGGCCGACGCGCTGAGAGAGCCGAGCACCATCAAGAGCGGCAGGGCAGCAGGCATCGCTCCCGTGCGCCCTGCCCGGCCCGCGGCCAGGGCCAGCCACGGCAGCGCGGCGTAACCGACGAGGACCGGCCAGTGCCCGATGACCAGCCGCTCGGCGACGAACGGGTTCCAGATGGCGACGGTCATCGCCACCCACTGGGCCGTCCGGGACGGTCCGACGAGGCGCCGGCACCCGAGCGCGGCGGCCACCAGGGCGGCGTACAGGAGGAGCTTCTGGAGCAGCATGCCCGGCAACAGCTCGTCGATCACGGCGACGACGGCGTCGGACGGCACCGCCCGCGGTAGGCCGCTGCCGGTGCCGAGGAAGTCGGGGCGCAACACGAGGTCAGGCACCCACACCATGTCGTAGGTCAGCACGTAACCGCGGCCGAACAGGGCCGGTCCGAGGACCACCGCGGACAGCAGCCACGGCCAGGCCAGCGCCGCCACGCGGGCACCACGATTCACACCGACATCCCGTCGCCCGTAGGGTTTGGAGCGGTCACGGTATCTGAACGGCGTGGCCACCACCGGCCGGAACCACAGGAGCGATGAGATGGCTCGACAAGCTGACGGACTCTCGTCGCGCCTGGCCGACAAGGGCAGCCTGATCGCCATCGCGATGGCCGTCATGAACATCGCGACGTACCTCTACACCTACATCGCCGCCCGGCTCATGGGCACGCAGGTGTACGGCGCCTTCGCGGCGCTGATGAACGTGCTGCTCGTGGTGAGCGTGCTCTCGCTCGCCCTGCAGGCCACCGCCGCCCGCCGTATCTCGGCCGACCCCCAGCATGTCGCGCAGATCGAGCGCGGGATCCTCCGGG
This is a stretch of genomic DNA from Nocardioides sp. InS609-2. It encodes these proteins:
- a CDS encoding class I SAM-dependent methyltransferase codes for the protein MPRPTSPASRPWRASLRRSVRLFRDFRHEQDDPARFYTALATDSAAHVGQYADLADATLLDVGGGPGYFRDAFTEAGAKYFSLDADVGELSGLGEIVPGTVIGSGLALPFRDNAVDVCYSSNVLEHVPDPWLMADEMVRVTRPGGVTFISYTVWFGPWGGHETAPWHYLGGARARRRYAHVHGKEPKNKYGESLFPVTVAAGLAWADRQQGAEVVDLAPRYNPRWSRFLMFVPVVREVVTWNLVIVLRKR
- a CDS encoding glycosyltransferase family 4 protein yields the protein MPDETTPPALGTDAVTGRHVVFFSWRDTTNPEGGGAERYLEKMALGLVERGVRVTIFCAEHTEAPADEMRGGIHFVRAGSKMGVYAQGLAALARRRFGAYDAIVDVQNGLPFFTRLASRRPVIVLVHHVHREQWPVVYPGLTGRVGWWIESRLAPRLYRTSQYIAVSQATRAELATLGVDPERISVVHNGTDPALPLTPAKTSYPSICVVGRLVPHKQVEHAIDAVAALRPAHPDLRLTVVGSGWWEQELFDHARTSGVDDAIVFEGHVSEERKQQIYAESWLMALPSLKEGWGLVIGEAGMHGTPTVAYRSAGGTQESIDDGTSGVLVDDPTQFIAAIGHLLDAADERDRLADGAREMSHRFTWGHAQGSFATVLGDAMGGIIEAVMDPDEDAAP
- a CDS encoding DUF2613 family protein, coding for MGSFTGAIAALVVGIGVAGATVVGVVQSQQSAGEKPNKQVEQSVLDYGTNAQQ